The following is a genomic window from Geminicoccus roseus DSM 18922.
CAGATCGATGCCGTGGTGGTAGGCGGCGGCGACGGATCGGTTCATGCCGCGCTGCCGGGTCTGCTCGACACAGGCCTGCCCCTGCTGGTGATCCCGCTCGGCACCGCCAATGATCTGGCCCGCGCCTTGGACCTGCCCGGCGATCCGCTCGAGGTCGCGGGGCTCGTGCGCACCGGCGCGCGGCGGCGGATTGATCTGGGACGGGCGAATGGCAAGCTGTTCGTCAACGTCGCCAACATGGGGCTGAGCGTCGAGGTGGCACGCTCTCTGAACGGCGATCTCAAGCGCCAGTTCGGCATCCTGGCATACCCGATCGCGGCTTGGCGGGCTCTGTCGCGCCTTCGCCCATTCCGCGCGGAGATCCGGCTCCCCGACGAGGTCCTGCGCGTGCGTTCCGTACAGCTCGCGGTAGGTGCCGGGCGCTTCTACGGTGGCGGCATGGTGATCCACGAGGACGCCCGGATCGACGATGGCCTGCTCTGGCTCTACAGCATCGCACCCCGCTCGCTCTGGCACCTGTTTCTCAACATGTTCGCCTGGCGGGCCGGCCGCCATCGCGCTGCCGAGCGCACCACCACGCGCTCGGCCAGCTGGTTCGAGGTGCATACCTCCCGGTCGCGCACGGTCACGGCCGATGGGGAAATCGTCACGCGCACCCCGGTGCGGTTCGAGGTGCTACCGGGCGCACTGGAGGTCCTTGTTCCTCCTGAAGTGGAACCGTCGCGTATATGAGATGTTAAGGACTGCGACTGGGGTACGTGCAACGGGATGCTGAGACGACCGTGCGTGCGGATTCCAGCACCACCGGTTTGACGCCCGAACGGAAGACGAGGAACGGCCATCATGCACCCCAAGCGTCGTGCCGCTTTAACCCTCATGCTCGCTCGCGATTCGCTGCTGTCCTGCCATCGGCTGGCTCGGCACATCGTGGAAGAGATCGACGGGGTCGGCGCCAAGCAGTGGGGGCAGGCCTATGCGCGGCGGATCGAGCTGTTCGAGAGCCTGATGCGCTGCCTGATCGACTATGGCGTACGTCCCACCGACCTGCAGAACAAGCTGAAGACGGTTCCCACCGAGGAGAAGGTGCCGGTCAATCTCGCTTCCGTGCTGGAAGCCGAGGGCAGGCTCGAGCGCCATCTGGGCTTCTCGCTGCGGGCGGGCATCGAGGATCCGGAACTGGCCCGTCTGCTGGCTCGGGCGTTCGAGGAGGTGCGGCATTTTCGCGCGGCGCTGGAGCTGGAGAGCGTGGCGGCTGCCCCGGCAGGCCGCGACTACGCGCCAGTCTCGGTCGACAAGTGCCCCGAGTTCGCCGGTGCCGTCCTGCACTGAGCAGGCACCTCGGGCCACCGGTCATCGAAGAATGTTGGAGGGGGCAGCCGCGAGGCTCTCCCTTTCTTGTCGTCCGACCTGCTCGTTTCCCGGTTGGCCCGTTCCTGGTGCCCCGACACGGATCCTCCTCTCGCCACGGGCTGCGCGCTTTGGGGCCACTTGTATCCCTGACCACCAGGCCCGTATGGGCCCGCCTCATCTCTCCTCCAGCACCGCTCAACCCGGCCGTCGATGGGTGGTAGCCTTCGGAACGAGCGGCGGATGATGCCTGTCCTAAAAGCCGCCGCTCCCCGGCCAGGACCTTCCTTCTTTGCGTCCGATGCAGCCCCACGCATGATGCGGCGGCCGGTTAGTCCTTGTCCGGTGCCCGTGTGGAAGGTGTGGCTCCCTGGGAACGGGCGGATGGCTTCTGTGTTGATTGGACAAGGCGAGGAGGAGTGGAGAATGTCGGACGATCGGGAAGCACGGATCCGGGAGCGGGCCTACCAGATCTGGATCGATCAGGACCGGCCGGAGGGCCGGGAGCACGAGCATTGGGCCGAGGCCGTCCGTCAGATCGATGCGGAGCAGCAGGCCAGCTACAACATGCTTCAGGTCGACGCGGCAGAGACCATCGGCAAGCCCAGGCAGGGCTCCGTGATCGAGGATCATCGCCCCTTGGAGGAGCCGGCCACCAAGACCGACGAGCTTCCCCCGGTTCATGCCGAGAAGGAGGAGGCCCATTCCGGGTCTGATATCTCCGGGCCGGGCAAGGCGTCGACCGGCGCAACCGGCAAGGCCAAGGCCAAGCCGAAGGCCAAGCGCGCCGATGAGGCGAAGAAGCCAGCGACACCCACCAAGACCGGCACGACCGCAGCACCCAAGGCGCGGAAGTCCAAGATGAAGTCGAGTTCGGTGGATACGCTCTGAGCCGGCAGTCCCTAGGATCGAGAGGAACTTGATGATGAGTGGCCAGGATAAGCGCCAGCCGCTTCCAGACGACAAGCAGGGCAAGGTCGACGAGGCGGATCTGGACGAGGCGCTCGACGAGACCTTTCCGGCCAGCGATCCGCCGTCGGTGACGCACGGGACCACCGGCATCCCGGAATCGGTGCAGAAGGAGCACGAGAAGGAAGAGCAGAAGCGCTGACGGGCGGCTGCTGGGATCGAGAGGATCGTCCTGGCGCGGCTGCCGCTGTCCGCAGCGGAAAAAATCCGGCCCTGGTGCTCCTCGCTCGCACATTCGGCTCCAGCCTGACGCCGCCGATCCTGCAGGATGGCGGCGTCATCGTTCTCTCAGCCCGGCTCAGATCCGGTCGAGCAGCCGGCGGATCCGGTGGAACGCCTCCTCCAGGCGGCTGGTCGACAGGGCGAAGCAGATCCGCAGGTGCTGCTCGTTGCCTTCCCCGAACGTGAAGCCGGGCGCGGTGCCGACCTTCTCCTCGCGCAGCAGCCGCCGGGCGAAGTCCAGGCCGCTGATCGGCAGATTGAGCTTCGGGAACAGGTAGAAGGCGCCCTCCGGGCTCAGAAGGTCGAGCTTGGGGTGGTTCCCCAGGATCTCCATCGCCAGCGCCCGGTTGCGGGCGCAGCGGGCCACGAACTCCTCGGCGAAGGCGTCGCCCTCCTCCAGCGCCGCCAGTCCGCCATACTGGACGAAGGCGGTGGCGCCGGTGTTGTTGACCTCGGAAAGCACGGTGATCGGCACGGCCAGCTGCTTGGGATGCACCATCCAGCCAAGCCGCCAGCCGGTCATCGCCCAGCCCTTCGACCAGCCGT
Proteins encoded in this region:
- a CDS encoding DUF2934 domain-containing protein; amino-acid sequence: MSDDREARIRERAYQIWIDQDRPEGREHEHWAEAVRQIDAEQQASYNMLQVDAAETIGKPRQGSVIEDHRPLEEPATKTDELPPVHAEKEEAHSGSDISGPGKASTGATGKAKAKPKAKRADEAKKPATPTKTGTTAAPKARKSKMKSSSVDTL
- a CDS encoding lipid kinase, producing the protein MPEATVLLLINPNSRRGAAFREELCEVFAADDVAVILPEGNGKSDPADLIREYAGQIDAVVVGGGDGSVHAALPGLLDTGLPLLVIPLGTANDLARALDLPGDPLEVAGLVRTGARRRIDLGRANGKLFVNVANMGLSVEVARSLNGDLKRQFGILAYPIAAWRALSRLRPFRAEIRLPDEVLRVRSVQLAVGAGRFYGGGMVIHEDARIDDGLLWLYSIAPRSLWHLFLNMFAWRAGRHRAAERTTTRSASWFEVHTSRSRTVTADGEIVTRTPVRFEVLPGALEVLVPPEVEPSRI